A genomic segment from Fundulus heteroclitus isolate FHET01 unplaced genomic scaffold, MU-UCD_Fhet_4.1 scaffold_184, whole genome shotgun sequence encodes:
- the LOC105937671 gene encoding replication protein A 32 kDa subunit isoform X1, with protein MWNQDCSQSSIGTSSCKAAPSKKAHLEIFPCTVSQLLAADQLTNGCFTICDCELNQVSIVGIIRGFAPFVTNVQYSVDDMTGPPLNVKLWVNTEDYPPMIITSPGTYVKVIGSLRSCSGQRSLLAMTIRRVKDPNEISSHMLEVVQAHMQLFRKVFDVNMNATVVPQPEGSSGMHPRGFLPNGLSTVQGQVLHVIKMFSVHDEGISFHDLGTKLDYINVRDIRSSLAFLINEGHIFSTIDEHHFKAA; from the exons ATGTGGAATCAAG ACTGCAGTCAGTCCAGTATTGGGACCTCGAGCTGCAAAGCTGCACCATCAAAG AAGGCACACCTTGAGATTTTTCCCTGCACCGTATCTCAGCTGCTGGCTGCTGATCAACTCACCAATGGCTGCTTCACAATCTGCGACTGTGAGCTCAACCAG GTTTCTATTGTTGGGATCATCCGAGGATTTGCTCCATTTGTGACCAATGTGCAGTACTCTGTGGATGACATGACTGGTCCACCCCTGAATGTGAAGCTGTGGGTTAACACGGAG GATTACCCACCGATGATCATCACTTCTCCAGGAACGTACGTGAAAGTGATTGGAAGTCTGCGCAGCTGCAGT GGGCAAAGGTCATTACTGGCAATGACTATCCGACGTGTAAAGGACCCGAATGAGATCAGCTCCCACATGTTGGAAGTGGTACAAGCTCATATGCAGCTTTTCAGAAAG GTCTTTGATGTGAACATGAATGCCACTGTGGTGCCGCAGCCTGAAGGGAGCAGTGGGATGCATCCTCGAGGCTTTTTACCAAATGGTTTGTCTACAGTCCAGGGCCAG GTGTTGCATGTAATCAAGATGTTTTCTGTCCATGATGAAGGAATCAGTTTCCATGACCTGGGAACAAAATTGGACTACATTAATGTGCGAGACATCAG GTCCTCCTTGGCTTTTCTCATAAATGAAGGTCACATCTTTTCCACCATTGATGAGCATCATTTCAAGGCAGCATAA
- the LOC105937671 gene encoding replication protein A 32 kDa subunit isoform X2 translates to MWNQDCSQSSIGTSSCKAAPSKKAHLEIFPCTVSQLLAADQLTNGCFTICDCELNQVSIVGIIRGFAPFVTNVQYSVDDMTGPPLNVKLWVNTEDYPPMIITSPGTYVKVIGSLRSCSGQRSLLAMTIRRVKDPNEISSHMLEVVQAHMQLFRKVFDVNMNATVVPQPEGSSGMHPRGFLPNGLSTVQGQDINEFQWLAKVFIPLELFHILSR, encoded by the exons ATGTGGAATCAAG ACTGCAGTCAGTCCAGTATTGGGACCTCGAGCTGCAAAGCTGCACCATCAAAG AAGGCACACCTTGAGATTTTTCCCTGCACCGTATCTCAGCTGCTGGCTGCTGATCAACTCACCAATGGCTGCTTCACAATCTGCGACTGTGAGCTCAACCAG GTTTCTATTGTTGGGATCATCCGAGGATTTGCTCCATTTGTGACCAATGTGCAGTACTCTGTGGATGACATGACTGGTCCACCCCTGAATGTGAAGCTGTGGGTTAACACGGAG GATTACCCACCGATGATCATCACTTCTCCAGGAACGTACGTGAAAGTGATTGGAAGTCTGCGCAGCTGCAGT GGGCAAAGGTCATTACTGGCAATGACTATCCGACGTGTAAAGGACCCGAATGAGATCAGCTCCCACATGTTGGAAGTGGTACAAGCTCATATGCAGCTTTTCAGAAAG GTCTTTGATGTGAACATGAATGCCACTGTGGTGCCGCAGCCTGAAGGGAGCAGTGGGATGCATCCTCGAGGCTTTTTACCAAATGGTTTGTCTACAGTCCAGGGCCAG GACATTAATGAGTtccagtggcttgcaaaagtattcataccccttgaacttttccacatcttGTCACGTTAA
- the pdik1l gene encoding serine/threonine-protein kinase pdik1l: MVSSQPKYELIQEVGRGSYGVVYEAVVKRTGARVAVKKIRCHSPENVELALREFWALSSIQSQHPNVIHLEECILQRDQLAQRMNHGSSSPLYLELVETSLKGEITFDPCCAYYLWFVMDFCDGGDMNAYLLSRKPSRKTNTSFMLQLGSALAFLHRNQIIHRDLKPDNILISQACTPTGSSEPTLKVADFGLSKVCSASGLNPEEPASVNKCFLSTACGTDFYMAPEVWEGHYTAKADIFALGVIFWAMVERITFVDVETQKELLGSYVQQGSEIVPLGEALLENPKMELLIPARKKSMNSHMKQLIREMLSANPQERPDAFELELRLVRIACRELDWDT; the protein is encoded by the exons ATGGTAAGCAGCCAGCCGAAGTACGAACTAATCCAGGAGGTGGGGCGTGGCAGTTACGGCGTGGTCTATGAAGCAGTGGTGAAACGCACGGGGGCCCGGGTGGCCGTGAAGAAGATCCGCTGCCACTCTCCGGAGAATGTGGAACTGGCCCTGAGGGAGTTCTGGGCGCTGAGCAGCATTCAGAGCCAGCACCCAAACGTCATCCACCTGGAGGAGTGCATCCTGCAGCGGGACCAGCTGGCCCAGAGGATGAACCATGGCTCCAGTTCTCCACTATACCTAGAG CTGGTGGAGACGTCTCTGAAGGGCGAAATCACCTTCGACCCCTGCTGTGCCTACTACCTGTGGTTCGTCATGGACTTCTGCGACGGGGGCGACATGAACGCCTACCTGCTGTCGCGCAAGCCCAGCCGCAAGACCAACACCAGCTTCATGCTGCAGCTGGGCAGCGCCTTGGCCTTCCTGCACCGCAACCAGATCATACACCGCGACCTCAAACCAGACAACATCCTCATCTCCCAGGCGTGCACCCCCACCGGCTCCTCCGAGCCCACCCTCAAAGTGGCAGACTTTGGCCTCAGCAAGGTCTGCTCCGCCTCAGGGCTCAATCCTGAGGAGCCAGCCAGCGTCAACAAATGCTTCCTGTCCACGGCCTGCGGCACGGACTTCTACATGGCCCCGGAGGTGTGGGAGGGCCACTACACCGCCAAGGCAGACATCTTCGCTCTGGGGGTGATCTTCTGGGCCATGGTGGAACGCATCACCTTCGTGGATGTGGAAACCCAGAAGGAGTTGCTGGGGAGCTACGTGCAGCAGGGCTCAGAGATCGTACCGCTGGGGGAGGCCCTGCTGGAGAACCCAAAGATGGAGCTGCTGATCCCGGccaggaaaaaaagcatgaacAGCCACATGAAGCAGCTGATCCGGGAGATGCTGTCGGCCAACCCGCAGGAGCGGCCCGACGCCTTCGAACTGGAGCTCAGACTGGTGCGGATCGCGTGCCGGGAGCTGGACTGGGACACGTGA